A stretch of the Ananas comosus cultivar F153 linkage group 14, ASM154086v1, whole genome shotgun sequence genome encodes the following:
- the LOC109720124 gene encoding putative disease resistance protein At3g14460 → MLSPREIKLKRRLNKLEYKASDAEKPGDLLGAQPDQTAAVPDSRPGSSSGVPIIAIVGRPGVGKTTLAQYVYEQLRSELGDGQHFHPIMWVYASRNFDAAGIMKDIVQQASIAGEPQEDLGNLNSLEALQLKINKKLNAKMFLLVIDDVWCHGEDHEKNWDTLFRCLSKCCCLPGSKILVTSQTDDAPRKIAAAIGATVEHIVPLEDMEENYFSDLFIHYALPSREMHACLRDDLEKKCKIIAGKLNKDPTAAEMVGKTIAMKIADLPHSQGNLHTYLRKIADKDWSGGKTKALMWSYRHLPAHLQRCFSYCSLYPKGHTFEALQLVHLWMAQGFIKPDDQNKRMEDAGNKYLNELVSRFYIQRHNRVSYSSGAYKFVSYYTLHELLYDLAEKVTRNYCVRIEGNRRTEIPSTIRHLCIPADKLNENKERICKLRKLRTLIVMGGESVTSKEQVATDISNSFKKFSLK, encoded by the exons ATGCTGTCGCCTCGAGAGATCAAGCTGAAGCGCAGGCTGAACAAGCTTGAATACAAAGCCAGCGATGCCGAGAAGCCGGGCGATTTGTTAGGCGCCCAGCCTGATCAGACGGCAGCAGTGCCCGATAGCAG GCCTGGATCATCGTCGGGAGTGCCTATAATTGCCATAGTCGGCCGCCCGGGGGTCGGGAAGACTACTCTCGCGCAGTATGTTTACGAGCAGCTGAGGAGTGAATTAGGTGATGGACAGCATTTTCATCCCATCATGTGGGTCTACGCGTCTCGCAACTTCGACGCAGCCGGAATTATGAAAGACATCGTACAACAAGCTTCTATCGCAGGTGAGCCTCAAGAAGATCTCGGTAACCTCAACTCGCTTGAAGCGCTGCAactgaaaataaacaaaaagctAAATGCGAAGATGTTCCTCCTTGTGATAGATGATGTTTGGTGCCACGGAGAAGACCACGAGAAGAATTGGGATACACTATTCAGATGTTTAAGCAAGTGTTGTTGTTTGCCGGGGAGCAAGATTTTAGTTACGTCTCAAACCGACGATGCGCCGAGAAAGATTGCTGCTGCTATTGGTGCTACCGTAGAACACATTGTCCCGTTGGAAGATATGGAAGAGAATTACTTTTCGGATCTTTTCATTCACTACGCATTGCCCAGCAGGGAAATGCATGCGTGCCTAAGAGACGATCTAGAAAAGAAATGCAAGATAATTGCTGGGAAGTTGAACAAGGACCCTACAGCGGCCGAGATGGTCGGCAAGACGATTGCTATGAAGATTGCCGACCTCCCCCATTCGCAAGGTAATTTGCATACATACTTGAGAAAGATTGCGGACAAGGACTGGTCCGGCGGCAAAACCAAAGCACTGATGTGGAGTTATCGGCATTTGCCTGCACATCTTCAGCGTTGCTTCTCATACTGCAGCCTGTATCCTAAGGGCCACACGTTCGAAGCTTTACAACTGGTCCATCTCTGGATGGCGCAAGGTTTTATCAAGCCGGATGATCAGAATAAGCGGATGGAGGATGCAGGCAATAAGTACCTAAATGAGTTGGTGTCCAGATTCTACATTCAGCGTCATAACAGAGTCAGCTACTCCTCTGGGGCATATAAGTTTGTCAGCTACTACACGTTGCATGAATTGTTGTATGATCTAGCAGAAAAGGTCACTCGCAATTATTGTGTTAGAATAGAAGGTAATCGTCGAACCGAGATCCCGTCAACTATTCGTCATCTGTGCATACCGGCTGACAAACTGAACGAGAATAAGGAGAGGATTTGCAAACTAAGGAAACTCCGCACCCTAATCGTCATGGGAGGAGAAAGCGTCACCTCAAAAGAACAAGTTGCGACCGACATCTCCAACAGCtttaaaaaattcagcttaAAATAA